Within the Longimicrobiaceae bacterium genome, the region GCCGAACGCCGATCATCTGCCGTCCCGCATCTGCCGAGATCACGGGGCGATGACGACGCGGAGGATCCAGTACGAGATCGCGGCCATCAGCGCCGAAGCGGGGATCGTGAGCAGCCACGCCCACACGATCCGCCCCGCCAGCCCCCACCGCACCGCCGACAGCCGGTTCGTCGCCCCCACGCCCACGATGGAGCCGGTGATGGTGTGGGTGGTGCTCACCGGGATGCCGAACCGGGTGGCGATCAGGATGCTGAGCGCGCCGCCCGTCTCCGCGCAGAACCCGCCCACCGGCCGCAGCCGCGTGATGCGCGAGCCCATGGTGTGCACGATCCGCCAGCCGCCGAACAGCGTTCCCAGCGAGATGCACGTGTAGGCGCACATCTCCACCCACAGCGGGATGTGGTCCGCGTTGGTGACGTAGAAGTGCCGCAGGATCCCCGTCTCGTGCTTGAAGACCGACTGCGACGCCACCAGCAGGCCCACGATGATGCCCATCGTCTTCTGCGCGTCGTTGCCGCCGTGGGCCAGCGACAGCGCCGCCGAGCTCACCAGCTGCCCCGGGCGGAAGAGCCGGTCCACCAGCTTGGGAGAGGCGCGCTGGAAGATCCAGTACACCATCACCATCAGCGTGAAGCCCAGGATGAGGCCCACGATGGGCGAGATCGCGATGAACGACAGCGTCTCGATCCACTTGTGGCCCCAGGTGATGGCGGCCAGGCCAGCCTTGGCCACGCCCGCGCCCGCGTACCCGCCGATCAGCGCGTGGCTGGAGCTGCTGGGGATGCCGAAGAACCAGGTGATCAGGTTCCAGATGATGGCGCCCGCCAGGCCCGCCAGGATGACCGTAGGCGTGACGATGCTCACGTCGATCATCCCCGAGCCGATCGTCTTCGCCACCGCCGTGCCCACCGTGAAGGCGGCGAGGAAGTTGAAGCAGGCCGCCCAGATCACCGCGCGGCCGGGGCTCAGGACCCGTGTGCCCACCACCGTGGCGATGGAGTTCGCCGAGTCGTGGAAGCCGTTGATGAAGTCGAACGCGAAGGCGACCAGGACGATGAAGACTACGAAGGTAGCCACGTGCTCAGCCGTTCTTGAGTGCGATGCTCTCGATGACGTTGGTCACGTCGTCGCACTGGTCGATGGCGTCCTCGAGCTTGTCGTACAGCTCCTTCCACTTGATCACTTCCAGCGGGTCGGGGCTGCCGGCGAACAGGTTGCCCACGGCCTCGTGGTAGATGGCGTCGCCCTCCTCCTCCAGCGCCTTCATCTCGGCGCTGCGCTGCGCCACCACCTTGGGCTTCTTCATGTCTGCCACCGCGCCCTCGATGCAGTTGGCGGCGCGGCTGAGCACGTCTGCCAGGCGCTTGGCCGGCTCGCGCGTCTCCACGATGTGGAACATCTGGGCGCGGCGCGCGGTGCCGTCCAGCAGGTCGATCACGTCGTCCAGGCGCGAGGCCAGCAGGTGGATGTCCTCGCGGTCGATGGGCGTCACGAAGCTCTTGTCGATGCGGATCATCACGTCGTGCGTGAGGCCGTCGGCCTCGTGCTCCAGCGTCTTGATGGCCGTGACCAGCTCGGCCATGCGCTGCGGCTCGGCGAAGAGCTTGCTGAGCAGGTCGGCGGACTGGCAGAGCAGCCGCGCGAGCTGGCTGAACATCGAAAAGAATTGCTCGTCCCGGGGGATCAGGCGCACGGGCAGTTCTCCATCTGCTGAAAGGGATGCTGCATCTGTTCTGGCACGGCGGAGCGACAAGCTATGCACGCCGTGCCGCCCGCGAAAGAGTAGCGGATCGCCCGCTGGCGCGCACCATCCCGTGCGCCCGCACGGCTTTCCGGAGCATCTTCGTTACCGTCCCGTGACGCCCGCCGGTCCCCTCCCGCCGTACTTCGCGGCATCCGTTCCCCGCGTGCGCCGAAGCGGAACCGGAATCGTGAGATGCACGGCCGTCCATCGCCCGGATTCCCGTCTCGCGATGCGGTTCACCGTCCGCCGCCGCCCCGCATCCTCCACCCTGGAATCGGCACGCCGATCGTCCTGCGGCCCGGAAGCGAGAGCGCCGCGGGCCGGGTGCCGCGTCACGCCGTCGCGTCGGGTTGCGGCATCCATGCGGCGGCCGGACGTCCAGCCGCCACGCGGCCATCGGGCGCGGAAGTTGCGCGTCCGGCGGGGCGTTTCCCTTGCGTGCGCCCGCGCGCCGGCTCCGCCGGCGGGGCGCCACTCCGCGAAGCGCGTGCGGTGCCGCGGCTTGCCGCGTGTGGGGGCCGGGTGTACAATCCCCCCGCCCCGGCCCAATGCACCGCGCCCGCCCCGTGACCCATCACACCCGGCCGTCCATGCACTCTCGCGAGCCATCCAGCCGCGACTCCGAGACCGGTGCAGCACCGCAAGCCAAGTTCGGCCCCCTCCCCATCTCGTCCGTCAGCGTCGACCCCGTCGAGCAGCTGCTCGAGGAGATGCAGGAAGAGCCCGAGCCGCAGTCGCTGGCGTACGGCACGGGCCTTCGCGGACGGGTAGCCGTGGTCACAGGCGGCGCCACCGGCATCGGCAAGGCGATCGCGCTGGAGTTCGCGCGGCACGGCTGCCACGTGGCCTTCAACTGGTACTCGTACGACGAGTCCGGCGACATCGCGGAAGAGGCCGACCGCACCGCGCGCGAGATCACGCACCTGGAGGTGCAGTGCCACTCGCAGGAGTGCGACGTGCGCGACCCCGGCGAGGTGGAGAGCTTCGTGCGGCGCACGCAGGAAGAGCTGGGGGCCATCAACATCCTGGTCAACAACGCCGGCATCGCCCGCGACCGGGCGCTGTGGAGGCTGACCGACGAGCAGTGGCGGACCGTGCTGGACACCAACCTCACGGGCGCCTTCAACATGATCCGCGCGGTGGCCGCGCTCTTCCGCCGCCAGCACGACGGCAAGATCGTCAACGTCTCGTCGGTCCACGGCATCCGCAGCGAGTTCGGGCTGGCGAACTACAGCGCCTCCAAGGCGGGCCTGCTGGGCCTCACGCGCTCGGCCGCGCTGGAGTTGGGGCCGGCCAACGTGAACGTGAACGCCGTGGCGCCGGGCTACATCCGCACCACGCGCCTCACCAGCGGCGTGCCGGCGGAGATATTGGACACCGCCCGCGAGCGCTCCGTGCTGGGCCGCCTGGGCGACCCGCAGGACGTGGCGAACGTGGTCGTCTTCCTCTGCTCCGAGTACGCGCGACACATCACCGGCACCGTGATCCCGGTGGACGGGGGACACCTGCTATGAGGCCTCGTGAGATGAACGGCGGGCGATCCGCGGCCTCGGCGCTCCTCCTCGCCCTCGCCCTCGGCGGATGCGGGGGAAGCGCGGCGGCTCCGTCCACCGGACCCGCGCCGGCGACCGCGGTCGCGCCCGCCCGCGCCGTCGCGCCCATGGACCTGGGCGGGCAGCGGGTGCAGGTGCTGCCGGTGCAGGCCGCGCCGGGGCTGGCGGAGAGCCGCGACAGCCTTTCCGCCGTGCTGCTGCGCGCGCTGGAGGCACGCGACACGCGTACGCGCTGGATCACGCCGCAGGCGCTGCGCCGGTCGCTCGCGCGCGCGCCGGGCTACGCGGAAGACCCCGGCACGCTGCCCGCGGACCCGTTCGTGCACCACCAGGAGCACCGCGTGCTGGACCCGCTGGCCGGCGTGCTCCGCCGCTACGGCGCGCTCACCGACGCGCGCCTGGTGCTGATCCCCCGCGAGGCGCGCTGGATCGCCGCGCCGGATGGCGCCTCGGGCCGCGTCCGCTTCTCCGCCGCGATGGTGGATTCGCGCTCCGGCAACGTGATCTGGTACGGCGAGGCCGACGGCGCCGCCCGCCCGCAGCCCGACGCCGAGG harbors:
- a CDS encoding inorganic phosphate transporter; protein product: MATFVVFIVLVAFAFDFINGFHDSANSIATVVGTRVLSPGRAVIWAACFNFLAAFTVGTAVAKTIGSGMIDVSIVTPTVILAGLAGAIIWNLITWFFGIPSSSSHALIGGYAGAGVAKAGLAAITWGHKWIETLSFIAISPIVGLILGFTLMVMVYWIFQRASPKLVDRLFRPGQLVSSAALSLAHGGNDAQKTMGIIVGLLVASQSVFKHETGILRHFYVTNADHIPLWVEMCAYTCISLGTLFGGWRIVHTMGSRITRLRPVGGFCAETGGALSILIATRFGIPVSTTHTITGSIVGVGATNRLSAVRWGLAGRIVWAWLLTIPASALMAAISYWILRVVIAP
- a CDS encoding DUF47 family protein, encoding MHSLSLRRARTDAASLSADGELPVRLIPRDEQFFSMFSQLARLLCQSADLLSKLFAEPQRMAELVTAIKTLEHEADGLTHDVMIRIDKSFVTPIDREDIHLLASRLDDVIDLLDGTARRAQMFHIVETREPAKRLADVLSRAANCIEGAVADMKKPKVVAQRSAEMKALEEEGDAIYHEAVGNLFAGSPDPLEVIKWKELYDKLEDAIDQCDDVTNVIESIALKNG
- the fabG gene encoding 3-oxoacyl-ACP reductase FabG, whose translation is MHSREPSSRDSETGAAPQAKFGPLPISSVSVDPVEQLLEEMQEEPEPQSLAYGTGLRGRVAVVTGGATGIGKAIALEFARHGCHVAFNWYSYDESGDIAEEADRTAREITHLEVQCHSQECDVRDPGEVESFVRRTQEELGAINILVNNAGIARDRALWRLTDEQWRTVLDTNLTGAFNMIRAVAALFRRQHDGKIVNVSSVHGIRSEFGLANYSASKAGLLGLTRSAALELGPANVNVNAVAPGYIRTTRLTSGVPAEILDTARERSVLGRLGDPQDVANVVVFLCSEYARHITGTVIPVDGGHLL